DNA from Halorarum salinum:
TCGAGCGCGACGAACGTGAAAAAGGAGGTCGTCGTCCGCCGCTCCTCGCCCGATCGGGGGTTCTCGGCCCGCACGTCGACTTTCACGTCCACGCTCGTCCGGCCGGTGTTGAACACGTACGCCTCGACGACGGCCACCTCGCCGAGGTCGATGGGGGAGATGAAGTCGACGTGGTCCATCGAGGCGGTCACGACCTGCTCGGAGGCGAAGCGCATCCCCGCGATGGCCCCGCAGATGTCCATCCAGTGGAGCACCGTCCCCCCGAGCGCGCGGCCGAGGTAGTTCGTGTCGTTCGGCAACAGCAGTTCGGTCATCTCGGTGTACGACTCGGCCAGCGGTACCTGGTCGGGGTCGCCGGTCATGCCAGTCCGTTCGGCCCGCCCCGTATCAAATCCCGTCCCTCGCGACGGACGGCCGCCGGCCCGATCACTCCTCCCGCAGCTCGTCGACGCTGGCCTCGACCTCGCGGACCTGCCGGCGGCCCTCGGCCGCCGTCTCCGCGACCGCCTCCAGGCGGCCCTCCAGCGTCTCGATCGCCTCGACCGACGACTCGACCATCGCGGCGACCTCCTCGGCGGAGGCGGCCTGGTCGTCGGTCGCGTCCGCGACCCCCGCGGCGCCGTCGGCCGTCTCCTCGACGGCCGCCGATACGTCCGACAGCGACTCGGTCACCCCCTCTATGCGCTCGATGGCGGCGGCCACTTCCCCGGTCGTCGCGTCGAGCAGGCGCGCCGTCTCGTGGGTCCGGTCCTGCATGTCGCCGACGAGCGTCTCGATGCGCTCGGCGTGCTCGCGGCTCTCCTCGGCGAGCGACTTCACCTCGTCGGCGACGACCGCGAACCCCTCGCCCGCCTCGCCCGCGCGGGCCGCCTCGATGCTCGCGTTGAGCGCCAGCATGTTCGTCTGCTCGGCGATGCCGTCGATGAGCTCCACCACCTCGCCGACCTCGTCGGCCCGGTCGGTCAGGTCGTCGACGGCACCGGCGACCTCCTCGGCGGCGCCCTCGACGCTCCCCATCGCCTCGGTGGCCTCGGTCGCGGCCTCGTCCCCGTCCTCGACGAGCGACCGCGTCCTGTCGCTCGCGACCGTCACCTGCTCGGCGCTTGCCGCGATCTCCTGGACGGTCGCGCTCTGTTCGGTCATTTCGTCGGCGACCTCGCGCATCCGTTCGGCCTGCTCGGCGGCGAACTGGTCGGCGTCGTCGGTGAACTCGGCGACCTCCTCGACCGCGTCGGCGAGGTCGGCGGTCCGCTCCCGGACCGCGCCGCTCACGCGCGACTGGAGCCGTTCGAGGTCGCGCTGGCGCCGCACGTGGTCGGTCACGTCGGCCGCCACCGAGAACGCCCCGACCGGTTCGCCGTCCGGCGCGTCGAGCGGGACGGCGTACACCTGGAGCGCCTTGTCGCTGGCCGGGATCTCGCGGATCGCGTCCTCGGCGATCGTCTCGCCGACGCGCACGACCTCCTCGGCCAGCGTCTCCTCGGCCCCCTCGGTGCCGAGCACCTCGTGGGCGTTGTTGCCGACTGCCTCGGCCTCGGCGATGCCGACCATCTCGGAGTGGGCCTCGTTCCAGTGGGTGATCGTCCCCCCGTCGTCGACGACGAGCGCGCTCTCCGGGAGGGCGGCGACCAGCCCGTCGAACAGTTCCCGCCAGAACGCCGCCTCGGCCCGGTCCCGCTCCGCGCGGTCGTCGGGTTCGATCCGGTCGAGGTACGCCTCCGCGAGGCGCTCGGCCCCGCCGACCCCCTCGGCTCCGCCGGCGTCCCCTGCTGGCTCGTCGTGCTCGCCGTGAACGCCCTCGGCGCCGTCCACGGGTCCCCGCTCGGCGGGCGCGTCGTCCGTCTCGCTCATCCTGCCGGCGGATGCGCGCGCCCCCTGTTATAGCTTCCCCGACGATTATTCGTCGTGATTCTCGGCGCCCCGCCCGGCCGGCACCCCACCTCGCCGCCCCTAGAGCCCCGGGTCGTCGTCGCCAAACTCCTCAGGGCCGTTCATCTCCACCGACTCGGGCGACTGGCCGGCGGCGTCGATCACCTCGTCGCTCACGAGGATGGGGCACTCGAACCGCGTCGCCAGCGCGATGGCGTCGCTGGGGCGCGCGTCGAAGACGAACTTCTCCGGTTCGCCGTCCTCGTACCGTTCGGCGTCGATCTTGCCGTAGAAGGTCCCGTCGGTGATGTCGTCGATCCGAACCGCGTCCACGGCGCCGCCGAACTCGGTGAGCATCTCCACGAACAGGTCGTGGGTGAGGGGGCGCTCGAACACGCTCCCGTCCATCGCGAGCCGGATCGACTGCGCCTGGTCGCGCGTCACGAAGATGGGCAGCAGCTCCTCGCGCACGCGGAGCACGACCGCGGGGACCTCCTCGCCGTCGGGGCCGACACCCACGCCGATGCCGGCGACCTCCGCCTCGTGATCCATACGTACACGTTCGTGAGGCGGGTAGGAATACCTACCGCGTGTTCGGTCGGCGAACGGCGACTCCGCTTCGCGTTCCCCGACCCCGCGTCAGCGCCCCCGTCCCCCCTCGACGACCCACGCCCGGAGATCGTTCACGTTCGTCCCGGTCGGCCCGGTCCGCAGGGCACCCCGCCCCTCGAGAAAGCCCAGCGCGTCGTTGCGCGCGAGCGCCTCCCGGGCCTCGTCCGGGTCCTCGACGGTCGTCCCGTCGACGACCGCGCCGGCCGCGTCCGTCGAGCCGTCGAGGCCGTCCGTGTCGACCGCCGCGAGCGCGGCCCCCTCGCCGACTGCCTCCCCGTCGCCGTGAGCGCCGTCTCCGGGGTCCTCCCCGCTACCATCGTCGCCGTCGTCGCCGTCGCCGAGGTCGCCCCCGGCGAGGGCGATTCCGGCGGCGAGCGCGTACTCGCAGTTGGGGCCGCCCCGGCCGTCGCCGCGGACCGTCACGGTCGTCTCGCCGCCCGAGAGGAGGACGGTCGGCGCGTCCCCGCAGTCGCGAGCGGTCCGGGCCAGCGCCGCGGCGGACCTCCCCCGGTCGCGCGCCTCGCCGGTCACGCCGGTGGAGACCACCCGGGCGTCGTAGCCCCGGTCGGCCGCGGCCTCCCGCGCTGCGTCGAGGGCGGTCGACGCGTCCGCGAGCACGACCGTCCGGACGCGGTCGAACGTCGGGTCGTCCGACGTGGGTCCGGGGTCGGCGTCCGCCAGGAACGCCCGGATCTCGTCGGCCGTGACGTCGTACTCGTCCAGCACGGCCAGGGCCGCCCCAGGCGTCGACCCCGCGGGCACGGTCGGGCCGCTGGCGACGACGGCGGGGTCGTCCCCGACCACGTCGCTCAGGAGGAGGCCGACCACGGTCGCGGGGGTGGCCGCGGCGGCGAGCCGTCCCCCCTTCACCGCGGAGACGGCGGTCCGCACCGCGTTGATCTCGTCGATGGCGGCGCCGGCGTCGAGCAGGTCGCGGGTGACCGCCGTGACCGCCGACAGCGACACGCCGTCGGCGGGGGCCGCGAACAGCGCGCTCCCGCCGCCGGTCACGGCCGCGAGCACGAGCGTCCGCTCGTCGGACCCGCGCGCGAGTTCCAGCGCGCGCCGGGTCGCCTCGACCCCCTCGTCGGTCGGCGTGGGGTGGCCGCCGGGGGCGAGCGTCACCGGTCCTGCCTCGCCCGCGTCGGACTCGGGGACGAGCACGACCCCGTCGTCGACGCGGTCGCCGAGCAGGCCGACGAGCGCCCGGGCGAGTCGCGCCGACGCCTTCCCGCCGCCCACGACGAGGACGCGGTCGTAGGCGTCGAGGTCGTACGTCTCCCCCCGGACGGCGAGCGTCCCGCCCGAGAGCGAGAGGGCGCGCTCGACGGCCCGGTCGGGCATCGCGGCCTCGATTCCGGCCTCGACGCAGGCGAGTGCCGTCTCGCGCGCCGGGGTGGTCGCCAGCGCCTCGCGGTTTCGGATCATCGAGTTGGCCGAGGTGTGGAGCGCTTCCCCATAAGCGAATCGCCGATTCGTCGTGGGTGGCCGTCGATCGTCCTCCGCATCCGAACGTCCCAGGACGGCGACTGCCGAGGTGGCGACGACCGCGAAAGCCCCCGCGGGTCTCGGGTCGCGTGGCACACGCTGTGCTCCTCGGGCGCTCGCTTCGCTCGCGCCCCGTGGTGCTTGCGGTACCAGGCTTCCCCGAGACCCGCGGCCCCTTTCAGTCCCACCCGGGCCAGGTCGGGCAAGCGTCGTGGTCGGACTGCCGACCGGTGGCTCGTCGGGCAGTCGGTCGTGCGTCGCTGAGCCATTGCTCCGGCGGACGCGCGGCGGTCGACCCACTGCCGACGCCGACTGGCGGACTACCGATCACGGCCGTGAAGGGGTAGTCGGGCCAGCGTCGTCCGGCCGAACGTCCGGCGGGTGGGACTGAAAGGGGCCGGGCGCTGGGCTCGGTGCGGCCGCCGCGCTCCTCGCACTCGCTCCCTTCGGTCGCTCGCGCTGCGGTGCTCGTCGGTCCGCGCCTTCGCCCAGCGCCCGGGGGCTTTCGAGGTGTTCCGCTCGCTTACCATGTCGTCCTTCCAAACGCCCAACTGCGTCGAATCACACCCACACCAGCACCACGACGAACGACTCCGACACACGTAAACGGGGTCGGGAGATACTGACCGCCAATGAACGACGACCCCGCAGACGCCGCTCCGACCCCTCCGCGGCCCTCCAGGGCGGCGGGCGAGGGGAGCGTCCGCATCGTCGGCACCGCCCACGTCTCCGCCGAGTCCGTCGAGGAGGTCGAGGCGGTCGTCGACGAGGAGCGGCCCGACGTCGTCGCGGTCGAACTCGACGAGGGGCGCTACCGGCAGATGAAGGGGGAGACGCCCGACGACCTCGACCCGGGCGACCTCCTGCAGGGGAACACCGTCTTCCAGTTTCTCGCCTACTGGATGCTCTCGTACGTCCAGAACCGGCTGGGCGACCGCTTCGACGTCGAACCCGGCGCGGACATGCTCGCGGCCGTCGAGACGGCAGAGCGGCTGGGGCTCGACGTGGCGCTCGTCGACCGGGACATCCAGACCACCATCCAGCGGTTCTGGGCCCGGATGTCGCTCGTGGAGAAGGCCCGGATGGTCGGCGCGCTCGCGTTCGGGGTCACCGACCCCCGCATCGCCGGGGTCGCCTTCGGCCTGCTCGTCGGCGTCCTGCTCGGCCCCGTCTTCGGGCTGTTCGGCGGCGCGCTCGGCCTGACCGACGCGCTGCTGGCCCGGGTCACGACCGGCGCGTGGGCCGGCGTCGTCGCGGCGATGCTGGCGAACTTCCTCGCGGCGGAGTTCGAGTTGCGCTCGGTCCCCGGGGTGTTCGCCTCCCTCGCGGTCGGCGCGCTCGTCGGCGTCGCGGCGTTCCTCACCGGCGCGGGCGTCGACGCCGTCACCGGCCTGCTCTCGCCGTTCGTCGTCGGCGCGATGGGGAGCATCGTGCTGGGGCTGCTCGTCGGCTTCGGCGTCGGGCTCCTCGCCGCGGTCGTCATGAGCGTCACCGGCGTCGGACTCGCCGCCGAGGAGGACCTGGACGACTTCGAGGGGTTCGACCCCGCGGAGTTGACCGACGCCGACGTGGTGACCGCGATGATGGAGGAGTTCCGCCAGTTCTCCCCCGGCGGCGCGGCGGCGCTCATCGACGAGCGGGACGCCTACATCGCCCACCGGCTCGTGAGGCTCCGGGAGTCGGGGTTCTCGGTCGTCGCCATCGTCGGCGCCGGCCACCGCGAGGGGATCGAACGGTACCTCGAGTCCCCGGGGACGCTTCCGCCGATGGAGTCGCTCACGGGCACCGCCGAACCCGGGGGCGTTCCGTGGGGCAAGGTCGTCGGCTACGGCGTCTCGGTCGCGTTCCTGGCCTTCTTCCTCCTGCTCGCCATGGCCGGCGTTCGAAACGAGCGGCTCCTCACCCTGTTCGGCGCCTGGTTCCTCATCAACGGGGCGTTCGCGGCGGGGCTGGCCAAGGCCGCGGGCGCCCGCTGGTCCTCCGCGAGCGTCGGCGGGCTGGTCGCGTGGATGACCTCCATCAACCCGCTGCTCGCGCCGGGCTGGTTCACCGGCTACATGGAACTGCGCCACCTCACCGTCAACGTCGCCGACATCGGCCGGCTGAACGACCTCCTCTCGGACGAGACGCGCCCGCTCGGCGAGGTGATCGCGGACATGTTCGACGTGCCGCTGTTCCGGCTGATCATGATCGTCGCGGCCACGAACGTCGGGAGTATCGTCGCGAGCGCGCTGTTCGCGCTCTACGTCGTCCCGCAGTTCTTCGGCGCCGCGGACGTGAACGTCACGCAACTGATGCTTGAGGGCGCCCGCGAGAGCGCCCGCGTCGTCTGGGGTGTGCTGGCGTGAACGGCCTCTCCTTCTCCGCGGCCGAGCGGCGCGACCTGCTCGTCGCGTGGCTGGCGCTCGGCGTCGCGTTCGCGCTGTTCTTCCTCGGCGGCGGCCCGGCGCTGACGAACGCGCTCTCGGCCGGCGAGGTCGGGGCGCTCACGTCCGCGTTCGTCGTGAGCCTGCTCACCGCCGGCGTCGCGTTCCTCCTGCACGAACTCGCCCACAAGGTCGTCGCGGTCAGGTTCGGCCAGCAGGCGGCGTTCCGCGCCGACTACGGAATGCTGTTCCTCGCGGTCGTCTCCGCGCTGGCCGGCTTCCTCTTCGCCGCGCCGGGTGCGGTCCACCATCGGGGGCACATCACCCCGCGCCAGCACGGCCTCATCGCGCTCGCCGGCCCCGCGACGAACGTCGTGCTCGGCGCGCTGTTCCTCCCGCTGTGGGTGGTCGGAACCCGGATCGGCCTCGGGCCGCTCGGGCTCGTCGGCTCCTACGGCGTCGCCGTGAACTTCTTCCTCGCGGCGTTCAACCTGATCCCGTTCGGCCCGCTCGACGGCGCGACCGTCCGGAAGTGGAGCACGCCGATCTGGCTCGTCAGCTTCCTCGTCAGCGCCGTGCTGGCGGTGATCCTCGGGCTCAGCGTCCTGTGACGGCTCCACGTTTCCGATCCCGTCTTGACCGGTCGTGATTCGCAGTCGCGCCGTCGTTGTCCGGTTCCCCACCAGGTGGTCGACACCCGAACACGACCGCGTTACCACGGGCCACACCTTTGCCGCTGGTCGACGTACACCGTTCCATGGAGAGCGTGAACCCGGCGACCGGCGAGACGCTGGAGACGTACGAGGAACACACCGATGCCGAGGTGGACGAGGCGCTCGACGCGGCGACGGCGGCGTTCGAGGAGTGGAGCGACGAGTCGTTCGCGCACCGCCGGACGCTGCTGACCGAGGTCGCCGACCTGCTCCGCGACCGGGTCGACGAGTACGCCGAACTGATGGTCGCCGAGATGGGGAAACCGATCTCGCAGGCCCGGGCGGAGGTGGAAAAGTGCGCGACCGGCTGTGACTACTACGCCGAACACGCGGAGGAGCACCTGGCCGACGAGGTGATCGGCACGGAGGCCGACGCGCACACGCTCGTCTCCTACGAACCGCTCGGGCCGGTGCTGTCGGTGATGCCGTGGAACTTCCCGTTCTGGCAGATGTTCCGCTTCGCCGCGCCGAACCTCGCCGCCGGCAACGTGAGCCTGCTGAAACACGCCTCGAACGTCCCGGGCTGTGCGGTCGCCATCGAGGAACTGTTCCGGGACGCGGGCTTCCCGGAGGGGGCGTTGCAGTCGCTGCTCGTCGGGTCGGACGAGGTCGACGATGTCATCGAGGACGAGCGGATCCGCGCGGTCACGCTCACCGGCAGCGTGGGGGCGGGCCGCTCGGTCGGCGAGACCGCCGGGGCCGAACTGAAGCCCTCCGTGCTCGAACTGGGCGGGAGCGACCCGTTCGTGGTGCTCGAGGACGCCCCGATCGACCGGACCGTCCGGAGCGCGGTGTACGGCCGCTGTCAGAACAACGGCGAGTCCTGCATCGCGGCCAAGCGGTTCGTCGTCGTCGACGACGTGTACGAGGAGTTCCTCGACCGGCTCGTCGAGGGGATGGAGGGGTTGACGATCGGCGACCCGACGGACGAGGGGACGGAGCTCGGACCGATGGCACAGGAGGGGCTCATGGATGGACTCCACGAGCAGGTGGAGGCGACCGCCGACGCGGGCGCGACGGTCCACGTCGGCGGCGAGCCGATGGACCGCGAGGGGAACTACTACCCGCCGACGGTGCTCTCGGAGATCCCGGACGGGTCGCCCGCGGACGACGAGGAGCTCTTCGGGCCGGTCGCGTCCGTCTGGCGGGTCGACGACGAGGCGGAGGCGATCGAGAGGGCGAACGACACGCAGTTCGGCCTCGGGGCGAGCGTGTGGACCGGCGACCCGGAGCGGGGCGAACGGGTCGCCCGCGAGTTCGAGGCGGGCTGCTGTTTCGTCAACGAGATCGTCAAGTCCGACCCGCGGCTCCCGTTCGGCGGCGTCAAACACTCGGGGTACGGCCGCGAACTCTCCCGACACGGCATCAGGGAGTTCGTGAACCGCAAGACTGTGTGGGTCCAGCACGGCGACTCGCCCACGGGGCTGGACTCCCTGTCGGAATGACCGTCTCCGATCTCGTCGTCCGCTGTCTGGAGGCCGAGGGCGTCGAGTACGTGTTCGGCCTCCCCGGGGAGGAACTGGAGGACCTCCTGTTCTCGCTGCGGGACTCCGAGGTGACGTTCGTCCCGACCCGCCACGAACAGGGCGCCGCGTTCATGGCGAACGTCCACGGCCGGCTGACCGGCGAGGCGGGGGTGTGTCTCGCCACGCTCGGCCCCGGCGCGACGAACCTCATCACGGGCGTCGCGGACGCCCAGCTCGACAAGGCGCCGCTGGTCGCCATCACGGGCCAGGGCGGGCGCGAGCGGCTCCACAAGGAGAGCCACCAGCGGCTCGACGTCGTCCACGCGTTCGAGCCGCTCGTGAAGTGGAACGCGCAGCTCTCGGACGCGGCGGCGACCGCCGAGACGGTCCGGAAGGCGTTCAAGGTCGCCGAGTACGAGAAGCCCGGCGCCACCCACGTCGAGGTCCCCGAGGACGTCGCGGCCGAGTCGACCGGCGCCGAGCCGCTGCCGACGCGGGACGCGGTGACCAGACCCGCCCCCGCGGAGGGGGCGATCTCGGCGGCGGTCGAGACGCTGGAGGCCGCCGAACGCCCCCTCGTGCTCGCCGGCAACGGCGCGGTCCGAACGGACGCGGCGGACGCGCTCCGCTCGTTCGTGGACTCGACGGGGATCCCCGTCGTCGCGACCTACATGGGGAAGGGGGCGCTGTCGGACCGGGACGAGCGCTCGCTGATGACGATCGACTCGGGGCCCGACGGGGAGGCGGCCGGCGCGGTCGAGCGCGCCGACTGCGTGCTCGCGGTCGGCTACGACATCGCGGAGCACGACCCGGCCGGCTGGAACCCCGACCGCGACAAGCGGGTGGTCCACCTCGACTCCGAGCCGGCGGAGGTGTACGCCCACTACGTCCCCGACGTCGAGATCGTGGCGGACCCCTCGACGGGCCTCTCGCGGCTCGCCGAGTCGATGGGGAGCCGGTGGGACGCGTGGTGCGTCGACGCCCACGAACGGGTGTACGAGCACGCGACCGAGCGCCCGCAGGCGGCCGACCCGGTGACGGTGACCAACACGCTCCCGTTCCTCCGCGAGGCGATGGCCGACGGGGACGTGCTGATCTCGGACGTCGGGAGCCACAAGCTGGCCATCGCCCGCGACTTCCCGACGTACGAGCCGGGCCGCTGCGTCATCTCGAACGGGCTGGCGAGCATGGGCATCGCGGTCCCGGGCGGTCTCGCGGCGGACCTCGCGCTGGAGGACGACGTGGTCGTGGCGACCGGCGACGGCGGCTTCCTGATGAACGCCGCGGAACTGGAGACGGCGACGCGGCTCGGCTGCTCGTTCACGGTCGTCGTCTACCGCGACGGCGAGTACGGGGTCGTCGCGGAACACCAGCAACAGCACCGCGGCGAGTCGGTCGGGACCCGGTTCGGGAACCCGGACCTCGTCGCGTTCGCCGAGAGCTTCGGCGTCTCGGCCACGCGAGCGGAGACGCTCGGGGGGTTCGCGGACGCGCTCGACGCGGTCGAGGCGGACGAACTGTCCCTGGTCGAGGTCGTCCTCTCGGAACCGCCGGACCGGCGCGCGTGACGGCGAGCCCCTCGTGGGGGTCTCGTGAGTGAAGCGAACGAGAGCACGCGGGTCGAGCGCAGCGAGTCCCGCGAAGCGAGCACGCGCGCGGGACGAGCACCGCAGGCGAGCGACCGCAGGGAGCGAGCCGAGGAGCGCAGGAGGCTGGTCACGCGAGCGAGCCCGTGAGCGAGGGTGAGTTCCGAGGGGCTCGCTCCGAGGTAAGGGGGGGTGAGGTGCGGTGCTGTCGGGCGGGACTGAAAGGGGACGCGGCTGTCGGCGAACGCGGACGAAGTAAGCACCGTAGGCGGGCGAACGAAATGAGCGAGCCGAGGAGCGCAGCGAGGCCCCGGAGCCGACAGCCGCGGGGGCTTTCGCGGTCGTCACTGCGGTGGGGGCTGAGGGACTCAACGAGACGAGCCATCGGGCTGGGAGCCCTCGAACGAGTGCGGTTCTCTCTACTGTCGAACCCGGGTCGGAGGGCTTTTGCCCCGCCGCCCCGCCCCCGCGAGCATGGGAGACGACGGCGGGAACGGGGACGCTGGGAGGACCACCGAGCGCGCCGACGGGGACGCCGAGGAACTCACCTACGCCGACGCGGGCGTGGACATCGACGCGAGCGAGGCGGCGACGGCGGCGCTCGTCGGCGCCGCCGCGGGCGGCGACCTGGGCGCCGACGGAAGCGACTACGCCGGCCTGCTGGACATCGGCGACCGCTACCTCGCGCTCGCGACCGACGGCGTCGGCACGAAACTGCTCGTCGCGGAGGCGCTCGGGGACTACTCGACGGTCGGGATCGACTGCATCGCGATGAACGCGAACGACCTCGTCGCGGCGGGCGTCCGTCCGGTCGCGTTCGTCGACTACCTCGCGGTCGAGGAGCCCGACGAGACGTTCGCCGAGCAGGTCGGCGAGGGGCTCCGCACGGGCGCGGAGGCGGCCGACGTCGCGCTCGTCGGCGGCGAGACGGCGGTGATGCCCGAGGTCGTCCGGGGGCTCGACCTCGCCGGGACCTGCGCGGGGCTCGCACCGAAGGACGCCGTGTTCGACGGGACCGCGGAGCCGGGGGACGCGCTCGTCGGCTGGGAGTCCTCGGGGATCCACTCGAACGGGCTCACCCTGGCCCGGGAGGCCGTCACGCGCGAGGGCACCTACGCGGACCCCTGCCCGCTCGAGGGATACGACACGCTGGGGGAGGCGCTGCTGGAGCCGACGCGGCTCTACACCGACCTCCTCGACCCGATGCGCGAGCACGGCGTCCGCGCGGCCGCACACGTCACCGGCGGCGGGTGGACCAACCTCGAGCGCATGGGCGGGCTTCAGTACGAGATCGAGGACCCGTGGCCGGCCCAGCCCGTGTTCGAGTTCGTGCGGTCGGCGGGGAACGTGAGCGAGGAGGAGATGCACCGGACGTTCAACGTGGGGACCGGGTTCGTCGCGGCGCTCGCCCCCGCGGACGCGGAGGCGCTCGCGGCCGAGACCGGCGGTCGGGTCGTGGGCCGCGTCGAGGCGGGCGAGGGCGTGGCGATCCGCGGGCTTGAACTGTAACGCGGTTCGCTGCCCGACGAAGCGTGGTCGAGGGAGCTTCCGGTCCACTTGGTCACAGTACGATCAGTTCCCGGACGTCACCGCGGAACTGCGTTGATGGCCCTGCGAGGCGAACGTGCGGACGCTCCGTACGAACATGTCACGAACGATGACGCCGGGACGGGCCGTTACGCTCCTCGTCGCGATACTGGTGGCGGTACTGCTGACGATCGTCTACACGCTCCTGTCGACGATGGCGGAGGCCGGGACCCCACCGTTCGTCGTCGGCAGCGTACTCGTGCTCGCGCTCGCGCTCCTGTGGTACGGCAGGCGGTCGTCCCCGAACTCGGCGGGGACGGTTCGGTCGACGTTGGACGCCCCCCGTCCCGAGACGAAGGACGACCTCGAGTGACGTCACCGCCGGCCGATCCGGGGATCACTCGTACGTGCGGTGGGTCGCGGAGCCGACGTGGATGCGGACGAGTTCGTTCCCGGACCAGGCGTCCTCCTCGACGCCGTACTTCCGGTTGAGCCGCCGGTTCGCCTCCCTGGCGGCGTCCTCGTCCTCGACGATCGTCGCCGTCCCGCGGAGGGTGACCGTCCACCGCGGGAGCCCGCCCTCGTCCTCCTGGACCGAGAGGGCGACCCGGGGGTTGTTCCGGACGTTCTCCAGCTTTCGCCCCGTGGTCATGATTTCGACGACGCCGTCGTCGTATCGGAACCAGAGGGGCGCGACGTGCGGTCTGCCGTCACGGCAGGTGGCGAGGTGTGCGACGAGCCGTTCGTCGACGAGTCGCTCCTCGATATCCGGCGGGATTCCGGCGGACATACCGGTGCCAGTGGCCCGATCCGCAAAAGCGGGCTCCCTGCAGGGGAAACGTCCGGTCCGCCCCCGACCGTCGTCGATCGGCGCCTACGACAGCTGTGCGGCCAGGTCCGCCTCGGTGATGATGCCGATCGCCTCCCCGCCGTCGGTCACCATCACGGCCTTGTAGTGGTCGAGGAGGTTGCGGATCTCGTCGACGGTCGCGTCGGGGCCGACCGTCGGGAACGACTCGGACATCACCTCGCTCACGGGGAGGTCGCCCGCGTCCTCGCCGGCGTGGATGACGTCGGATTGGGAGATGGAGCCGACCGGGATGCCACCCTCCAGCACCGGGAGCTGGGAGTACGCCTCCGCGTCCATCTCGTCGACGGCGGCGCGGACGCTGTCGTCGGGCGCGACGCTGATGATCTCCTCGTGCATGAGGTCGCGGGCGCGGACGACGTCGCCCTCCACCCGGTCGAGCGCCTCCACGATGCCCCGCAGCG
Protein-coding regions in this window:
- a CDS encoding acetolactate synthase large subunit, with amino-acid sequence MTVSDLVVRCLEAEGVEYVFGLPGEELEDLLFSLRDSEVTFVPTRHEQGAAFMANVHGRLTGEAGVCLATLGPGATNLITGVADAQLDKAPLVAITGQGGRERLHKESHQRLDVVHAFEPLVKWNAQLSDAAATAETVRKAFKVAEYEKPGATHVEVPEDVAAESTGAEPLPTRDAVTRPAPAEGAISAAVETLEAAERPLVLAGNGAVRTDAADALRSFVDSTGIPVVATYMGKGALSDRDERSLMTIDSGPDGEAAGAVERADCVLAVGYDIAEHDPAGWNPDRDKRVVHLDSEPAEVYAHYVPDVEIVADPSTGLSRLAESMGSRWDAWCVDAHERVYEHATERPQAADPVTVTNTLPFLREAMADGDVLISDVGSHKLAIARDFPTYEPGRCVISNGLASMGIAVPGGLAADLALEDDVVVATGDGGFLMNAAELETATRLGCSFTVVVYRDGEYGVVAEHQQQHRGESVGTRFGNPDLVAFAESFGVSATRAETLGGFADALDAVEADELSLVEVVLSEPPDRRA
- the purM gene encoding phosphoribosylformylglycinamidine cyclo-ligase → MGDDGGNGDAGRTTERADGDAEELTYADAGVDIDASEAATAALVGAAAGGDLGADGSDYAGLLDIGDRYLALATDGVGTKLLVAEALGDYSTVGIDCIAMNANDLVAAGVRPVAFVDYLAVEEPDETFAEQVGEGLRTGAEAADVALVGGETAVMPEVVRGLDLAGTCAGLAPKDAVFDGTAEPGDALVGWESSGIHSNGLTLAREAVTREGTYADPCPLEGYDTLGEALLEPTRLYTDLLDPMREHGVRAAAHVTGGGWTNLERMGGLQYEIEDPWPAQPVFEFVRSAGNVSEEEMHRTFNVGTGFVAALAPADAEALAAETGGRVVGRVEAGEGVAIRGLEL
- a CDS encoding pyridoxamine 5'-phosphate oxidase family protein encodes the protein MSAGIPPDIEERLVDERLVAHLATCRDGRPHVAPLWFRYDDGVVEIMTTGRKLENVRNNPRVALSVQEDEGGLPRWTVTLRGTATIVEDEDAAREANRRLNRKYGVEEDAWSGNELVRIHVGSATHRTYE
- a CDS encoding CBS domain-containing protein, with translation MELPTPQDLRERRTALDLTQAALAERAGVSQPLIARIEGGDVDPRLSTLRGIVEALDRVEGDVVRARDLMHEEIISVAPDDSVRAAVDEMDAEAYSQLPVLEGGIPVGSISQSDVIHAGEDAGDLPVSEVMSESFPTVGPDATVDEIRNLLDHYKAVMVTDGGEAIGIITEADLAAQLS